Proteins found in one Zea mays cultivar B73 chromosome 1, Zm-B73-REFERENCE-NAM-5.0, whole genome shotgun sequence genomic segment:
- the LOC542488 gene encoding protein rough sheath 2, translated as MKERQRWRPEEDAVLRAYVRQYGPREWHLVSQRMNVALDRDAKSCLERWKNYLRPGIKKGSLTEEEQRLVIRLQAKHGNKWKKIAAEVPGRTAKRLGKWWEVFKEKQQRELRDSRRPPPEPSPDERGRYEWLLENFAEKLVGERPQQAAAAPSPLLMAAPVLPPWLSSNAGPAAAAAAAVAHPPPRPPSPSVTLSLASAAVAPGPPAPAPWMPDRAAADAAPYGFPSPSQHGGAAPPGMAVVDGQALAELAECCRELEEGRRAWAAHRREAAWRLKRVEQQLEMEREMRRREVWEEFEAKMRTMRLEQAAAAERVERDHREKVAELRRDAQVKEEKMAEQWAAKHARVAKFVEQMGGCSRSWSSATDMNC; from the coding sequence ATGAAGGAGCGACAGCGCTGGCGGCCTGAGGAAGACGCCGTCCTGCGCGCCTACGTCCGGCAGTACGGCCCCCGCGAGTGGCACCTGGTGTCGCAGCGCATGAACGTGGCCCTCGACCGCGACGCCAAGTCGTGCCTGGAGCGCTGGAAGAACTACCTCCGCCCCGGGATCAAGAAGGGCTCGCTCACCGAGGAGGAGCAGCGCCTGGTGATCCGCCTGCAGGCCAAGCACGGCAACAAGTGGAAGAAGATCGCCGCCGAGGTGCCCGGGCGCACggccaagcgcctcggcaagtggTGGGAGGTGTTCAAGGAGAAGCAGCAGCGGGAGCTGAGGGACagccgccgcccgccgccggaGCCTAGCCCCGACGAGCGGGGCAGGTACGAGTGGCTGCTCGAGAACTTCGCGGAGAAGCTCGTCGGAGAGAGGCCACAGCAGGCTGCCGCTGCGCCGTCGCCGCTGCTCATGGCCGCGCCCGTGCTGCCGCCCTGGCTGTCGTCCAACGCCgggccggccgccgccgccgccgccgccgtcgcgcaCCCGCCGCCAAGACCGCCGTCGCCGTCCGTGACGCTCAGCCTCGCGTCCGCCGCGGTGGCGCCgggcccgcccgcgcccgcgccatgGATGCCGGATCGCGCCGCGGCCGACGCGGCGCCGTACGGGTTCCCGAGCCCGTCGCAGCACGGCGGCGCCGCGCCCCCGGGCATGGCGGTCGTGGACGGGCAGGCGCTGGCGGAGCTCGCCGAGTGCTGCCGCGAGCTGGAGGAGGGGCGGCGCGCGTGGGCGGCGCACCGGCGGGAGGCTGCGTGGCGGCTGAAGCGCGTGGAGCAGCAGCTGGAGATGGAGCGCGAGATGCGGCGGCGCGAGGTGTGGGAGGAGTTCGAGGCCAAGATGCGCACCATGCGGCTGGAGCAGGCGGCCGCCGCGGAGCGCGTGGAGCGGGACCACCGGGAGAAGGTTGCCGAGCTCCGCCGCGACGCGCAGGTCAAGGAGGAGAAGATGGCCGAGCAGTGGGCCGCCAAGCACGCGCGCGTCGCCAAGTTCGTCGAGCAGATGGGGGGGTGCTCCCGTTCATGGTCCTCTGCCACCGACATGAACTGTTGA